The window ACCAATGCATATGTTGGACAGAAGAATCATATCCCCTGGAATGCTTGAGTTCATGAAACTGGTCCTCGGTCCTTTGAGACAGTCCAAGCTCTCCGTTATGATGACTATTACCTGGATGAGGAACCTGGACTGAACCCAGATTAGGATGCGTCTCGTGTGACATGTCATTAGCTTGGCCACTCTGGAAATCCCACGaaggaaaggaaaattgagCAATGGGTGCACAAGGGGTCACCAAAGACTGAACAATGTTCATATCAGGCCTCGATGATTGGCTTCTTGAACCCCAGGGGTGGTTTGACAGAAGAGAGAGAGCACTGATGGAATCCGAAACTCCACTAAAGCATTCTTCTGAAGATACTAATGAACCAACAAAGCAAGTAGGACTAGTCGTTGAACCTTGCAGGAGATCAGGTAAAGAATTTTGTGAGTTACTCTTCCATGGAGGTTGATGTTTTCCGGCGACGATTGCTTGATTTCCTAATCCTGGTTCAGGTATGATATTCAGCCACGCATCACTTCCACCGAGCATTGGATAAGTGCTGCAATTCATCATAAATCCTGCAGCTTTGGTGCGATTATCTGGTAACAAGAACGTCAAGTATATGTTGGCTACCAATAGTGTGAAAATTCGGGCCGACGAGAGAATTCCCAATGATTGTTTTACAGGAGCAAATAGGTAATCCTTGAGAAGGGGTGATTAATAAGTACTCACTCATTGGTATCTTACCAAATATGGATGAAGGAAGAGTTCCACAGCGAGGTGGCAAAAAAGATCCTGGAGGTGGCTTCCTTCTACGCTCGTTGTGTCCAGCAAGGCGCCTACGGCAACTACGTTTTCCTTGGTCAAATTCAGCCAATTGATGAAACCTGAACCCAATCAACATTATAACCAAATTGAACAAGTTTACATGTATCAAGATTTGGCCTACAGTAAATTACAGCAATAACTATTGTATTCTCTTACTCGGTAACAGATTTCTTATTGTTTACAGAAAATATCACAACCATTTGAGCATTGAATAAGATATGATCAACAAAATTCACTCCACATATCCATGAAACCCAAAAGCAGCAaaccaaatatttaatttctgtCTTTTCATAATTTACCAAAACCACGAATATATGAATCTATAATCGTGAAAAGGGTTAAACCAGACCTGCTGCACTGCTGGCAAAACCTCTGCTCGATGCCTGCCACTATGACCTTTGGAAATTTGGAATGCACACCACAAACTTTGTGCCTCGAATAATAAGCCTTGGCATCGCTCAGATCTGCGTTGCACCCCACCACCTGGCATAGAGGCGGCTGCACGACTCCGGTTCTCCTTCTTCTGGACGCTGACGGAGGCGCCTGCGATTGCCCACCTCCGATCTTCGCCTGTGGTCCAGAACTCACGCCCTTGAAGTAAATCTTCTTGCCAAAATTCAAACCATTGATGTGTGAGTCTGCTGCACCAGCAGAAGTCGAgaaagaagatgaagatgaacCTCTTTCCATTCCTGATTCCTATAACCCGTTCATTGTAGCTTTTGTGAATCAAGTGAAATCCACATGCACCATTAGTACCTTGGAACAAAAAActcaagaaagaaaacaagagatTCGTATATATATTCAAAGGAGCTGCGTAACTAATCACATTTATATTCGACGCTGATCTTCTCCGGTGGCCCATTATATCAGTGGAGATTTTTGCAACATATATCACCTCACTGTGTTCTTctcatacatatatacatatgttAAAGTAAAAGTTTGGCtcacaaaatattattatcCACAGCAGAAAACATTTCTCACCTTTTAATCTGAAATCCAGCCCCGAGTATGTCCCAAAAGGTGTTTCTTTGATGGAAGAAGTTTACGTTAAAATAATGGAGGGTAAAGCTAAAGCACATGAAGTAGAGACCTTTTTTTCCCAAAGTTTCTTGATTTGTACTTTTTATGTTACCTGTTCGCAAAAGCTTAGATTTATAGCAACAATTTTTACTATTAaactttttcatttttgtttcaCAAATCTAAAATAAATCTAACGTTGTCCTGTGGTCTGAGTGGTCTCCACTCCAATAATGGGCAAAATtcggttttttttatttattattattataatttcaaatttatcctcATATATANNNNNNNNNNNNNNNNNNNNNNNNNNNNNNNNNNNNNNNNNNNNNNNNNNNNNNNNNNNNNNNNNNNNNNNNNNNNNNNNNNNNNNNNNNNNNNNNNNNNNNNNNNNNNNNNNNNNNNNNNNNNNNNNNNNNNNNNNNNNNNNNNNNNNNNNNNNNNNNNNNNNNNNNNNNNNNNNNNNNNNNNNNNNNNNNNNNNNNNNNNNNNNNNNNNNNNNNNNNNNNNNNNNNNNNNNNNNNNNNNNNNNNNNNNNNNNNNNNNNNNNNNNNNNNNNNNNNNNNNNNNNNNNNNNNNNNNNNNNNNNNNNNNNNNNNNNNNNNNNNNNNNNNNNNNNNNNNNNNNNNNNNNNNNNNNNNNNNNNNNNNNNNNNNNNNNNNNNNNNNNNNNNNNNNNNNNNNNNNNNNNNNNNNNNNNNNNNNNNNNNNNNNNNNNNNNNNNNNNNNNNNNNNNNNNNNNNNNNNNNNNNNNNNNNNNNNNNNNNNNNNNNNNNNNNNNNNNNNNNNNNNNNNNNNNNNNNNNNNNNNNNNNNNNNNNNNNNNNNNNNNNNNNNNNNNNNNNNNNNNNNNNNNNNNNNNNNNNNNNNNNNNNNNNNNNNNNNNNNNNNNNNNNNNNNNNNNNNNNNNNNNNNNNNNNNNNNNNNNNNNNNNNNNNNNNNNNNNNNNNNNNNNNNNNNNNNNNNNNNNNNNNNNNNNNNNNNNNNNNNNNNNNNNNNNNNNNNNNNNNNNNNNNNNNNNNNNNNNNNNNNNNNNNNNNNNNNNNNNNNNNNNNNNNNNNNNNNNNNNNNNNNNNNNNNNNNNNNNNNNNNNNNNNNNNNNNNNNNNNNNNNNNNNNNNNNNNNNNNNNNNNNNNNNNNNNNNNNNNNNNNNNNNNNNNNNNNNNNNNNNNNNNNNNNNNNNNNNNNNNNNNNNNNNNNNNNNNNNNNNNNNNNNNGGGGGGGGAGATGGATGATTTTGTTCTAATTAAACAAGGCAATTGAAAAGGCTGTTTAAACTAAAGCCGTGCTATGTCCGTCCATGTCCAACACGTACACTTGTTCCGCCCTACAATTTCTTGTCTGGGGAAGAGTTTACAGGGAACttgcttaattaatatatcTTAAACTTCGAGATTACACGAAAGATTTCGAACATTGATTGAACTTTTCTTCATGAGATTTAGGGTTAATTACATATATCTTTCTAGAGATtttcgataattataaaaaggaTTTTTTTGTGTTTACCTCTTGTTTACTTAAATGTATTCGACGTTTACCTCTATCGGatgttataatttttgtttttgatatgTGAGATAAGTGTCGAATACACTAAATAGAGATTATGTAAATGCAAAAAAACCACGTTATAAAAACATTCAGCTAAATtatatttacatttattaactataaaaattatatatatctcCATCTAgcaattatcatattttatatgAGGAGACAATTGTAAGATAGATCAACTTAAGATGATGTACGTGTAGTTTTTTGTTAGTTGTCctacatcggttggataaaatatctgagagttgtatatattgGCTTGGGCAATCctcccctcttgagctagcttttggggttgagttaggtccaagttccaatcttaatatttttaaatttaatggttGTAAATGTAATATATGTAATTCTTAGAGTTAAAtgggttttttaaaaaattattataaagttaaggagatatatatatgtaaaatttattatatttaattggtGGGGTTTTAGGGTCCTATGTTCTAGGGTGTCATAAGAACTTTATGGTAGGTGATAATTTCAtaactgttgtgaaaaagtaaaaatttacggtaaaaagtaaaaatctcaaactctcaaaattatcacactacacactttataatatttttctctaaactcaattgtgattttcttcacaaatgagagatctatttatagaaaatctttacaaataatccaaaaataaattacatcattaccttcatcatcacacacaaatttcaatattcaacacctaattttacctaattttcaacattcaaatatttaacattcaatattcaaatattcaatattaaaatattaaatttcaacactcccccttgtgatgatgatcataacgattgtcttcattacgtgtttttatattgcctcgttaaaaaccttactaggaaaaactcattgggataaaaatcatagtaagggaaaaagagtgcagtcacgtaaactctccctcatgttgacacgaacaattcttcacagatttcgtagattgcgcatcccaatattatatatatgctttctgaatattgtcgtaggaagtgcctttgtgaagagatatgataagttttcacttgattgaatgtgacgaacatcaatacatttattcttctcaagctccttgttgaatgcgaagaacttagtaggaatatgtttagttctgtcgctttttatgtatcattctttcatttgagcaacacatgcagtattatcttcatatagtatcataggcttctcgtcgaatgataatgtgcatgagatttggatatgttgggtcattgattttaaccacacacattcacgcgCTTCAtatagtgcaataatctcggcatgatttgatgaagttgttacgagcgtttgtttctgtgaacacaaagaaattgcagtgcctccacgagtaaatacatatccattTTGGGagcgtgccttgtgtggatcagataagtattcAACATCgacataaccaattatacttggattagcatattttgaatacaaaagttccaagtctgtcgttcctcgtagataacggaatatatgtttaattccgttccattgtctctttgttggatatgtgctaaatcttgccaataaatttacggcaaaagatatatcaggccttgtacaatttataagatacataagggcaccgatagcacttaaatatggtatttCTGGatcaagaatatcttcatcatcttcacataaacggaatggatccttttctatgtttaatgatctaacaaccattggagtacttaaaggatttgatttatccatattaaaatgtttaaggatcttttctgtataatttttctggtgaacaaatattccacattctctttgttcaatttgtaaacccagacaatacttggtttttccaagatccttcatttcaaattcttcctccaagtatgacacaacttcatgaatttcattattcgttccaatgatatttaaatcaccaacatatacagcaataattattcatccggatgttgttttcttaatgaaaacacaagggcatattgaattatttacatatccctttttcatcaaatgatcacttagccgattataccacattcggccggattactttaacccatataatgatctttgtaatttcacataataacattctctgggttttgaactttgtgcttcaggcatcttaaatacTTCgggtatttcaaatatatatattactatcaagtgatccatataagtaagctgtaacaacatccataagacgcatttataaattttcagatactgccaggctaatcaaataccgaaacgtaattgcatccattacgggagaatacgtttcttcataatcaatttcaggcctttgagaaaaaccttgtgcaacaagtcgagctttatatctcactatttcatttttcttatttcgctttcgaataaaaacccatttgtatccaacaggttttacaccttcaggtgtaaggactataggtccaaaaacattacgtttatttagcgaatccaattcaacctggatggcatctttccattttatccaatcctgccgatttttacattcaccaaaagattttggttcatgatcttcattatcatttatgatgtcgattgccacattataagaaaatatatcatcaatttcttctatatcttttcggttccatatttttccagtattaatataattgatagagatttcatgattctcgtcagtttgtggttctgacaaaacattttcatcatcatgtgtttcttcaggaacatcattctctattttgtgatcattatgtgtttcttcaggaacatcattctctattttgtgatcattgtgtttctctatgaattttctttttcgaggatttttatccttggaaccaactggccttccacgcttcaggcgtttaatgacatcatgactatcttcaatttgtttcttcggaatttcaattcgagcaggggcatttgcagcatgtatatatgatttagttaccccttttgtgtctgcaaatgcatctggtatttgatttgctattctttgcaagtgcacaatttgctgtacatctttttcacattgttttgttcttggatccagatgtaacaatgatgatacataccatgtaatttctttttcggtatgtttctgttctccccctaacattgggaagatttcctcattaaaatgacaatcagcaaaacgtgctgtgaacacgtcgcctgtctgtggttcaagatatcgaatgatcgatggactatcataaccaatataaattccaatctttctttgaggtcccattttctttcgttgaggtggtgcaataggcacatacaccatacatccaaaaattctcagatgagaaatgtctggttctttaccaaatgcaagctgcaatggggagtatttatgatatgcacttggtctgatgcgaattaatgaagcagcatgtaaaattgcatgtccccatatagaaatagggagctttgttttcataatcattggtctagcaatcatttgcagacgtttaatcaatgattcagccaatccattttgagtatgtacatgagcaacaggatgctcaacaatgattcccatagacatacaataatcattgaaagtctgggaagtaaattcaccagcattatcaagtctaattttcttgattgtataatcgggaaattgattcctcaattttattatttgagcaagtaatcttgcaaatgcaacatttcgagttgacaataaacatacatgtgaccatctgctggaggcatcaatcaataccataaagtatctgaatggtccacatggtggatggattggtccacaaatatcaccctgaatacgttcaagaaacattggtgattcagtttggattttggctggtgatggtcttataataagttttccaagagaacatgctttacattgaaacttattattctgaaagatcttctggtctttcaatggatgaccatgtgtattttctataattcttcgcatcattgttgaaccaggatgtcctaatcgatcatgccaattggttaatattgaagaattatcaattaccatgtttgattcaatgggacgtatatgtgtataatgcaatccagtagggagcattggtagtttttcaatcacatatttctttcctgatttatatgtggtaagacacatatatttctcattcccttcattcattgtttgagtatcatacccatgggaatatatatcattaaaactcaacaaatttcttttcgattgtggtgaatataaagcatcattgatcaaaaattttgtaccattaggtaacaaaaattgtgctttaccacatcctttaatcaagtctacaggacctgatattgtattcaccgttgtttttgttggttttagttccaagaaatatcttttatctcggaggatagtgtgcgttgtaccactatcaggtatgcaaacttcagcttggttcgtagcattttccatatttgaacttcaaaaaaatatgcaatgaaataaaattattgacaataaaatacaatacaatataacacactataaaacattatcatacgaatacataaaaaataaaatattttacatatttattccaccatcaaattgatcattatctgagaaatcaatcagaaaatctccagcatcaaaatgagttgaaccactcaaaggttcactgtgttcagtaaagttggtctccttttctttcccctttattgattctttataaagtttacaaaggtgctcaggggctcgacaaatacgggaccaatgtcctggagtaccacatctgaaacaagaactttcaaatctttttgagtgattctcattaacactcatattctcttgatgccttttcggtggatggtttgggacgctcttttgagatgagttatagaaataactatctcgattattttcaaaaccacggccgcgtccacgaccacgaccacttccacgtccacgaccacgacctcgattttgtcctcgaccaaaatcttgtctataactttgattttggtttccaggtttaaattcatttttgcttacgacatttacttcaggaaatgccgttgaaccagtgggtcgtgtctgatgatttctcattaaaagctcattatttttttccgccacaaggagATAGGCgattagttcagaatatctcgaaaatccacgcactctatattgttgttgtagagttatattcgatgcgtgaaaagtggaaaatgttttttcaagcatttccaattcagtaatctcatgcccacaaaatttcagttgcgagattattcgatacatcgtcgagttgtaatcactgactttcttaaaatcttggaatctcaacgtattccattcatcccaggcggtcggaagtataacttcccttatatgttcgaatctttcttttaatcccttccacaaagctatgagatctttttcaatcagatattcacattttaatcccccgtcgagatgtcgacgcaaaaatatcatggctcttgtcttttcttgtgatgtgcatatgccattttcttttatggtctcatttagacctaatgactcaagatgcatttctacatcgagagtccatggcatataatttttttcccgtaatatcaagaacaatgaattcgagctttgccaagctTGACATGgtggtattaaaaaaaattacgatgcattttattagttaatgaatattgcaatacaaagtaatggataaacaacaaatacaagcattcgtaaaaataaagaaaacacactaggaggatattctccgataagtacaagattcgtgagta of the Primulina huaijiensis isolate GDHJ02 chromosome 1, ASM1229523v2, whole genome shotgun sequence genome contains:
- the LOC140983531 gene encoding squamosa promoter-binding-like protein 9 — encoded protein: MERGSSSSSFSTSAGAADSHINGLNFGKKIYFKGVSSGPQAKIGGGQSQAPPSASRRRRTGVVQPPLCQVVGCNADLSDAKAYYSRHKVCGVHSKFPKVIVAGIEQRFCQQCSRFHQLAEFDQGKRSCRRRLAGHNERRRKPPPGSFLPPRCGTLPSSIFDNRTKAAGFMMNCSTYPMLGGSDAWLNIIPEPGLGNQAIVAGKHQPPWKSNSQNSLPDLLQGSTTSPTCFVGSLVSSEECFSGVSDSISALSLLSNHPWGSRSQSSRPDMNIVQSLVTPCAPIAQFSFPSWDFQSGQANDMSHETHPNLGSVQVPHPGNSHHNGELGLSQRTEDQFHELKHSRGYDSSVQHMHWSL